GTCATCCATCGCGGTTCATCCTCTTCAGCGGAGCGCGCTTCGCATCGCGTGGCGCGCGTGAGTGAGTTGACTCTTCGAAGTGCCGGGAACAATTCCCATGAGCGCGGCGATCTCGTCGTGGGTGTATCCCTCAAGATCGTGTAGGACCATGACGGCGCGCTGCCGTGGGGGCAGCGCGTCCAGGGCCCTCGCCACGTCGAGGCCGTCGCCCGGCGGCGGGGCCCCGTCGGCGACGAACTCCAGCGCCGCGTCACCGGCCCACCGCTCGTTGCGTCGCAGCACCTCGAGCGCGGCGTGCGCCCCGATGCCACACAGCCAGGTGCAGAGAGTCGATTCCCAACGGAACCGGTCGAGCGCTGCGCACGCGCGCAGCCAACTCTCCTGCACCACGTCGTCCACCTCGTGGGCGTTGTGGCCGAGTAATCGCAGCACCACACCCCGCATCCGCGGCGTGTGTCTACGGTAGAGCAGTCGGAACGCCGCCTC
The window above is part of the Gemmatimonadaceae bacterium genome. Proteins encoded here:
- a CDS encoding sigma factor-like helix-turn-helix DNA-binding protein, which encodes MKRLLPLTVMKAPPDASDRALARQYLDGSEAAFRLLYRRHTPRMRGVVLRLLGHNAHEVDDVVQESWLRACAALDRFRWESTLCTWLCGIGAHAALEVLRRNERWAGDAALEFVADGAPPPGDGLDVARALDALPPRQRAVMVLHDLEGYTHDEIAALMGIVPGTSKSQLTHARHAMRSALR